In one window of Dokdonia sp. PRO95 DNA:
- a CDS encoding UDP-2,3-diacylglucosamine diphosphatase yields MNLPKGKKIYFSSDNHLGAPTMEESRPRERIFLQWLEMARKDAQAIFLMGDLFDFWFEYKTVVPKGFVRTLGKLAEMRDEGIEIYFFVGNHDLWMNGYFEEELGIPVYHDPKVFTIDDKKFFLGHGDGLGPGDNGYKRMKKVFRGKFFQWLFRWGHPDIGMKIAQYMSVKNKLISGDDDHVFLGEENEWLAAYAKRKLETAHYDYFVFGHRHLPMTIQVGENSTYYNIGDWIAHYTYGVYDENGFKLEEFLKK; encoded by the coding sequence ATTAACCTCCCAAAAGGAAAGAAAATATACTTCTCAAGTGATAACCACTTGGGCGCTCCCACTATGGAGGAAAGTAGACCGCGAGAGCGCATATTCTTGCAGTGGCTAGAGATGGCTCGCAAGGATGCACAGGCTATTTTCTTAATGGGTGATCTTTTTGACTTTTGGTTTGAGTATAAAACTGTAGTGCCTAAAGGTTTTGTGCGCACACTAGGCAAACTTGCCGAGATGCGTGATGAGGGCATCGAGATTTATTTTTTTGTAGGGAATCACGACCTATGGATGAACGGCTATTTTGAAGAAGAGCTGGGCATTCCCGTTTATCACGACCCTAAAGTGTTTACCATAGATGATAAGAAGTTCTTTTTAGGTCACGGAGACGGCTTAGGCCCTGGAGATAATGGCTATAAGCGTATGAAGAAAGTCTTCCGTGGTAAGTTTTTTCAGTGGTTATTTCGCTGGGGACATCCAGATATTGGGATGAAAATTGCTCAGTATATGTCTGTAAAAAACAAGCTCATCTCTGGTGATGATGATCACGTGTTTCTTGGGGAAGAAAATGAGTGGCTTGCAGCTTATGCAAAGCGCAAACTTGAGACTGCTCACTATGATTATTTTGTTTTTGGGCACCGTCACTTACCTATGACCATACAGGTGGGAGAAAACAGCACCTATTACAACATAGGTGACTGGATTGCGCACTATACTTATGGAGTGTATGATGAGAATGGCTTTAAACTCGAGGAGTTTCTCAAGAAATAA
- a CDS encoding porin family protein — protein MKKIIFSLTICLFIVTVSYAQNDISYGIRGGLNYANLVYEFEDSNNDFLDFNAKVGFYAGGFINISLSDKFSLQPELLYSSQGAKLDIDYSQILVFDQNDPTFFENEEYVNVKQSKLLLPILLQYKIGSDFSLFLGPQITYTLNFETEVENGDELVVSRFQDDDKIGVDASARIGYKASENMMIELGYFRGLTNQNSVKASVFQLGLAYKL, from the coding sequence ATGAAAAAAATAATTTTCTCATTAACAATTTGTCTTTTTATAGTTACAGTTTCTTATGCTCAAAATGATATAAGTTATGGCATAAGAGGTGGACTCAATTACGCTAATCTCGTTTATGAATTTGAAGATTCAAATAATGATTTTTTAGATTTCAATGCCAAAGTTGGCTTTTATGCAGGTGGTTTTATAAACATTAGCCTCAGTGATAAGTTCTCGCTACAACCAGAATTGCTTTACAGCAGTCAAGGAGCTAAACTAGACATAGATTATAGTCAAATTCTAGTGTTTGACCAAAATGACCCTACATTTTTTGAGAATGAAGAATATGTAAATGTAAAACAGAGTAAGCTTCTGCTACCTATACTATTACAATATAAGATTGGTAGTGACTTTAGCTTATTTCTTGGTCCGCAAATTACCTACACACTAAACTTCGAAACAGAAGTAGAGAACGGTGATGAGCTAGTAGTATCTCGATTTCAAGATGATGATAAAATAGGGGTTGATGCAAGCGCAAGAATAGGCTATAAAGCTTCGGAGAATATGATGATTGAATTAGGCTACTTTAGAGGTCTTACCAATCAAAATTCTGTGAAGGCTTCAGTGTTTCAACTAGGGCTTGCTTACAAACTTTAG
- a CDS encoding alpha/beta hydrolase — protein sequence MRFLVLTLCAIALFSCKPYQSTTARKGQITYDGFRQNQKTFNTSDGAIAYIDKGKSDKVIVLLHGVPTSGWLYRKMIDPLVDAGYRVIIPDMLGYGSSDNPKGYDIYSEENHAQRLLELLDSLNITTWSHVMHDAGGLWTWELLKKQPQRINNLILLNTIIYEEGFDPPVRFKEGFMARTAMWGYRNGITTNVMLRNLFKSGILQNNLNEIDVTGYKTPLREGKTRGMYYFFTQTCNTLPDYTSLTKSLDIPTTVIWGKEDTFLRIEPQKTQLQSSLNIKEENIHLLEAKHFIQEEKPEEVVKLILDFLK from the coding sequence ATGCGATTTCTAGTTCTTACTCTCTGTGCTATTGCACTTTTTTCTTGCAAACCATACCAATCTACCACTGCTCGTAAAGGGCAAATAACGTATGATGGCTTTCGCCAAAATCAGAAAACTTTCAACACTAGTGATGGCGCTATCGCTTATATAGATAAGGGTAAAAGCGATAAAGTGATTGTGCTCTTACACGGCGTACCTACATCTGGCTGGCTTTATCGAAAAATGATAGACCCACTTGTAGATGCAGGCTACCGAGTGATTATTCCAGATATGCTGGGTTACGGAAGCAGTGACAACCCTAAAGGCTACGACATCTATTCTGAAGAAAATCACGCGCAACGATTACTCGAGCTACTAGATAGTCTCAACATCACAACCTGGTCTCACGTGATGCACGACGCTGGCGGTCTTTGGACCTGGGAGTTGCTCAAAAAACAACCACAGCGCATTAATAATCTCATACTTCTCAATACCATTATTTACGAAGAAGGTTTTGATCCTCCCGTACGATTTAAGGAAGGGTTTATGGCTCGCACGGCTATGTGGGGTTACCGTAATGGCATTACCACAAATGTGATGCTCAGAAATTTATTTAAATCGGGAATCTTACAAAACAATCTCAACGAGATAGACGTGACAGGATATAAAACACCATTACGAGAAGGTAAAACAAGAGGGATGTATTACTTCTTTACGCAAACTTGCAACACCTTACCAGATTACACCTCACTCACTAAAAGTCTTGATATACCAACCACAGTGATTTGGGGAAAAGAAGACACCTTCTTACGCATAGAACCTCAAAAAACCCAACTACAATCTTCTCTAAATATAAAAGAAGAAAATATACACCTACTAGAAGCCAAGCACTTTATTCAAGAAGAAAAACCAGAGGAGGTTGTCAAGTTAATCTTGGATTTTTTGAAATAA
- a CDS encoding carboxymuconolactone decarboxylase family protein, with amino-acid sequence MPLVTPLSAEHDETTKELALFFNETLGFCPNSVLTMQRRPDISRAFINLNKAVMANQGRVTSALKRMIAWVSSNATGCRYCQAHAIRAAERYGAEQEQLDNIWEYRHHAAFSDAERAALDFSLAASQVPNAVDAKIKEELYKYWDEGEIVEMLGVISLFGYLNRWNDSMGTTLEEDAIDSGNQYLGKHGFEVGKHV; translated from the coding sequence ATGCCATTAGTAACACCACTCTCTGCCGAACATGATGAGACAACCAAAGAACTTGCGCTATTTTTTAATGAGACGCTAGGTTTTTGTCCTAACTCTGTACTTACAATGCAGCGTCGTCCTGATATCTCGCGCGCATTTATAAATCTTAACAAAGCCGTGATGGCAAATCAAGGCCGAGTGACTTCTGCCTTGAAACGTATGATTGCTTGGGTTTCTAGTAATGCTACTGGATGTCGTTACTGCCAGGCGCACGCGATACGTGCTGCAGAACGTTATGGCGCAGAGCAAGAACAACTAGATAACATCTGGGAATACAGACATCACGCTGCTTTTTCTGATGCAGAGCGTGCTGCGCTTGATTTTTCACTTGCGGCAAGTCAAGTACCAAATGCCGTAGACGCAAAAATCAAGGAAGAATTATATAAATACTGGGATGAAGGTGAGATTGTAGAAATGCTGGGAGTGATTTCACTCTTTGGATACCTTAACCGCTGGAATGACTCCATGGGAACTACCCTAGAGGAAGACGCCATAGATTCTGGAAATCAATACCTCGGAAAGCACGGTTTTGAAGTAGGAAAACACGTGTAA
- the ileS gene encoding isoleucine--tRNA ligase encodes MSAKFTEYKGLDLPNIASEVLAYWKENDVFEKSVTSREGAKPYVFFEGPPSANGLPGVHHVLARAIKDIFPRYKTMKGFQVKRKAGWDTHGLPVELGVEKELGITKEDIGTKITVEEYNEACKKAVMRYTDIWNDLTEKMGYWVDMEDPYITYKAKYMETVWWLLKQIYNKDLLYKGYTIQPYSPKAGTGLSSHELNQPGCYRDVTDTTVVAQFKITDQGENPLAKELADGNTYFIAWTTTPWTLPSNTALTVGKKIDYVLVETFNQYTFEPVKVILAKNLISKQFDKKFVSASAKEELDAYNAGDKKIPYFVAKEFKGADLLELRYEQLFDFVQPNDNPQDAFRVIAGDFVTTEDGTGIVHTAPTFGADDALVAKLASPEIPPLLIKNEDGNLVPLVDLQGKFRPELKEFGNKYIKNEYYADGEAPERSMDVELAIRLKEENKAFKVEKYVHSYPHCWRTDKPVLYYPLDSWFIKVTDFKDRMHELNLGINWKPKSTGEGRFGNWLANANDWNLSRSRFWGIPLPIWRTEDGKEEILIGSIAELKAEIQKALDKGVMDADPFEGFKVGDMSEENYELVDLHKNIVDKITLVSDSGQPMTREADLIDVWFDSGSMPYAQWHYPFENKELVDDTWRKADFIAEGVDQTRGWFYTLHAIATMIFDDVAYKNVVSNGLVLDKNGQKMSKRLGNATDPFETLEKYGPDATRWYMISNANPWDNLKFDLEGIEEVKRKFFGTLYNTYNFFALYANLDNFSFAEAEIELSQRPEIDRWILSELHSLIATVDKFYEEYEPTKATRAIDTFVQENLSNWFVRLSRRRFWKGEYATDKISAYQTLYTCLETVAKLSAPVAPFFMEKLYKDLNAATGKEDFESIHLAEFPVSDATYIDAALEHKMQKAQIVSSLTLSLRAKEKIKVRQPLQRIMIPVLNENDKNEILAVADLIKSEVNVKEIELISDDSGILVKQIKPNFKVLGPRFGKDMKLIASKINSLQAEDIAKIEQDGELTVEINGENTILQAGDVEITSQDIEGWLVASNAGVTVALDVTISEELKKEGVARELVNRIQNLRKDSGFEVTDRIHIQLQEEPSIAQTVLTNADYIKAETLADSLELVPTLSDGLEIAFDDITTFLSISKH; translated from the coding sequence ATGAGCGCTAAGTTCACTGAATATAAAGGATTAGACCTTCCTAACATCGCTAGCGAGGTACTTGCCTACTGGAAAGAAAATGACGTTTTTGAGAAGTCGGTTACTTCTCGAGAAGGAGCAAAACCGTATGTGTTTTTTGAAGGACCACCTTCGGCAAACGGACTACCGGGTGTACACCACGTACTAGCACGTGCGATTAAAGATATTTTTCCTCGTTATAAAACGATGAAAGGCTTTCAGGTAAAGCGTAAAGCTGGATGGGATACACACGGACTTCCTGTAGAACTTGGTGTTGAAAAAGAACTTGGTATTACCAAAGAAGATATTGGCACAAAAATCACTGTAGAAGAGTATAACGAAGCTTGTAAAAAAGCCGTGATGCGCTACACAGATATCTGGAACGACCTTACAGAAAAAATGGGCTACTGGGTAGATATGGAAGATCCATACATCACCTACAAGGCCAAATATATGGAAACCGTTTGGTGGCTACTTAAGCAAATCTATAACAAAGATTTACTGTACAAAGGGTACACCATCCAGCCGTATTCTCCTAAGGCGGGAACGGGATTAAGCTCTCACGAACTTAACCAGCCTGGCTGTTACCGCGATGTGACAGATACTACGGTGGTTGCACAATTTAAAATTACAGATCAAGGTGAAAATCCACTTGCAAAAGAACTTGCAGACGGGAACACCTACTTTATCGCCTGGACGACGACTCCTTGGACACTACCTTCAAACACGGCACTTACCGTAGGGAAAAAGATAGATTATGTTCTCGTTGAGACATTTAACCAGTACACATTTGAGCCAGTAAAAGTTATCCTTGCTAAGAATTTAATCTCTAAGCAGTTTGACAAGAAATTTGTTTCCGCTTCCGCGAAAGAAGAACTAGACGCATACAATGCTGGAGATAAAAAAATACCATACTTCGTAGCTAAAGAATTTAAAGGAGCAGACCTTCTTGAACTTCGCTACGAGCAACTTTTTGACTTTGTACAGCCTAATGATAATCCTCAAGATGCTTTCCGAGTAATTGCGGGAGACTTTGTAACTACAGAGGATGGTACGGGTATCGTACACACAGCACCTACTTTTGGTGCAGATGATGCTTTGGTTGCAAAACTAGCTTCACCAGAAATTCCGCCACTTCTTATTAAAAATGAAGATGGTAACCTTGTGCCGCTTGTGGATCTTCAGGGGAAATTTCGCCCTGAGCTCAAAGAGTTTGGAAACAAGTACATTAAGAATGAATATTATGCAGATGGTGAGGCTCCAGAACGTTCTATGGACGTGGAACTTGCGATACGCTTAAAAGAAGAAAATAAAGCCTTTAAGGTAGAGAAGTACGTGCACAGTTACCCACATTGCTGGCGTACAGATAAGCCGGTACTTTACTACCCGCTAGATTCTTGGTTTATAAAAGTGACCGATTTTAAAGATCGTATGCACGAGCTTAACCTTGGTATTAACTGGAAACCTAAGTCTACAGGTGAAGGACGCTTTGGAAACTGGCTTGCAAATGCAAACGACTGGAATTTATCACGTAGCCGTTTCTGGGGAATACCGCTTCCTATATGGCGTACCGAAGATGGAAAAGAAGAAATACTCATAGGCTCTATAGCCGAACTTAAAGCCGAAATCCAAAAAGCACTTGACAAAGGTGTGATGGATGCAGATCCTTTTGAAGGGTTTAAAGTAGGCGATATGAGTGAGGAGAATTATGAGCTTGTAGATCTCCATAAAAACATTGTAGATAAAATTACGCTAGTCTCAGATAGTGGGCAGCCTATGACACGTGAAGCAGACCTTATAGATGTATGGTTTGACTCTGGATCTATGCCGTATGCACAATGGCACTACCCTTTTGAAAATAAAGAACTTGTAGACGACACTTGGCGCAAGGCAGATTTTATAGCCGAAGGTGTAGACCAAACTCGTGGATGGTTTTATACATTGCACGCTATTGCAACGATGATCTTTGATGATGTTGCTTATAAAAATGTAGTTTCTAACGGACTTGTACTTGACAAGAATGGGCAAAAGATGTCTAAGCGTCTTGGTAATGCGACAGATCCTTTTGAGACCTTAGAAAAATACGGGCCAGATGCAACGCGCTGGTATATGATTTCTAACGCAAACCCTTGGGATAACCTTAAGTTTGACTTAGAAGGAATAGAAGAAGTTAAGCGTAAGTTCTTCGGGACGCTTTACAACACATATAACTTCTTTGCGCTGTATGCAAATCTTGATAATTTCTCTTTCGCGGAAGCAGAAATAGAACTTTCTCAACGACCTGAAATAGACAGATGGATACTATCAGAACTTCATAGTCTTATCGCAACTGTAGATAAGTTTTATGAAGAATATGAGCCTACCAAAGCAACTAGAGCCATTGACACCTTTGTACAAGAAAATCTGTCTAACTGGTTTGTAAGATTAAGTAGAAGACGTTTCTGGAAAGGTGAATATGCCACAGATAAAATCTCTGCATATCAGACATTATATACGTGTCTTGAGACCGTAGCAAAGCTTAGTGCTCCTGTTGCACCATTCTTTATGGAAAAACTCTATAAAGACCTTAATGCTGCTACTGGAAAAGAAGATTTTGAAAGCATACACCTTGCAGAATTCCCCGTGAGTGATGCAACTTATATAGATGCTGCTCTTGAGCATAAAATGCAAAAAGCACAAATAGTAAGCTCACTAACACTCTCATTAAGAGCAAAAGAGAAGATCAAAGTACGCCAACCTTTACAGCGTATTATGATCCCTGTGCTTAATGAAAATGATAAAAATGAGATACTTGCCGTAGCAGATTTGATTAAATCTGAGGTAAATGTTAAGGAGATTGAGCTTATTTCTGACGATTCTGGGATCTTAGTGAAGCAAATTAAGCCTAACTTTAAGGTATTGGGACCTCGTTTTGGGAAGGATATGAAGCTCATTGCTAGCAAGATAAACTCACTACAAGCTGAGGATATTGCAAAAATTGAGCAAGATGGAGAATTAACCGTCGAAATTAATGGAGAAAATACTATTTTGCAGGCTGGTGACGTTGAGATAACATCGCAAGACATTGAAGGGTGGCTAGTTGCAAGTAATGCTGGAGTAACGGTAGCTCTAGATGTTACGATTAGTGAAGAGCTCAAAAAAGAAGGTGTGGCACGAGAATTGGTTAACCGTATACAGAACCTACGTAAGGACTCTGGATTTGAAGTGACAGATCGTATCCATATACAGCTACAAGAAGAGCCGTCAATTGCTCAGACAGTACTGACTAACGCAGACTATATTAAAGCAGAAACACTAGCAGATTCTCTAGAACTAGTACCTACATTAAGTGATGGACTGGAGATTGCTTTTGACGACATAACAACATTTTTATCCATTTCAAAACACTAG
- a CDS encoding OsmC family protein → MAGHTVTTIYKQGMQFETDSPTGYKVLIDTSPENGGNNDGMGPKAMMLSGLAGCTGLDIVFVLNKMRVDVPKFKMIVKGELTEEHPKTYHTVWLDYHFYGDDLNEEKIQKAVTLSEEQYCGVMEMFRKFADLKVGVHFHALSELNEESEN, encoded by the coding sequence ATGGCTGGACATACAGTAACTACAATTTATAAGCAAGGAATGCAATTTGAAACAGATAGCCCTACTGGTTATAAAGTTTTAATAGATACCTCTCCAGAAAACGGAGGTAATAACGACGGAATGGGTCCCAAGGCGATGATGCTTTCTGGTCTTGCGGGATGTACTGGTTTAGACATTGTTTTTGTGCTAAATAAAATGAGGGTAGACGTGCCTAAATTTAAAATGATTGTAAAAGGGGAACTCACAGAGGAGCACCCTAAAACATATCACACCGTATGGCTAGATTATCACTTTTATGGTGATGACTTAAATGAAGAAAAAATCCAAAAAGCAGTAACACTCTCTGAAGAGCAATACTGTGGAGTGATGGAAATGTTTAGAAAATTTGCCGATTTAAAAGTAGGCGTACACTTTCACGCACTTTCTGAATTAAATGAAGAGAGCGAAAACTAG
- a CDS encoding TraR/DksA C4-type zinc finger protein, with protein sequence MADDIQERFNDAQLEEFKQLILKKIDKAQHDLELIKSAYLNDGDNGTDDTSPQFKSFEEGSATMSKEANSALAIRQEKFIRDLKNALTRIQNKTYGICRVTGKLINPERLKLVPHATLSIEAKNMQA encoded by the coding sequence ATGGCAGACGATATACAAGAAAGGTTTAATGATGCGCAGCTTGAGGAATTCAAGCAGCTCATTCTTAAAAAGATAGATAAAGCGCAACACGATCTTGAGCTTATCAAAAGTGCTTATCTCAATGATGGAGATAATGGTACAGACGACACCTCTCCACAATTTAAATCTTTTGAGGAAGGTAGTGCGACGATGAGTAAGGAGGCAAACAGTGCTCTTGCCATACGTCAAGAAAAATTTATACGTGATCTTAAAAATGCACTTACACGCATACAGAACAAGACTTACGGGATTTGTCGTGTGACTGGTAAACTTATTAATCCAGAGCGATTAAAGTTAGTACCGCACGCTACATTGAGTATTGAGGCTAAGAATATGCAGGCTTAA
- a CDS encoding 6-carboxytetrahydropterin synthase, whose protein sequence is MSKIRITKQFTFETGHALYGYDGKCKNVHGHSYKLSVTVIGEPITDMGNAKLGMVIDFGDLKKIVNREIVNVFDHATVFNKNTPHVELAKELSDRGHDVLLVDYQPTSEMMVIDFAAKIQSFLPDTIKLHSLRLSETATSYAEWHAADQL, encoded by the coding sequence ATGTCAAAAATTAGAATTACAAAACAGTTTACCTTTGAGACAGGTCACGCGCTTTATGGCTATGACGGCAAGTGCAAGAATGTACACGGGCACAGTTACAAACTTAGCGTTACCGTAATAGGAGAACCTATTACAGATATGGGCAACGCAAAGCTGGGAATGGTTATCGATTTTGGTGACTTAAAGAAAATTGTAAATAGAGAGATTGTAAACGTTTTTGATCACGCTACCGTTTTTAATAAAAACACACCGCACGTAGAGCTTGCAAAAGAACTATCTGATCGTGGTCACGATGTACTACTTGTAGATTACCAGCCTACAAGTGAGATGATGGTGATAGACTTTGCTGCAAAGATTCAATCATTTTTACCAGATACAATAAAATTACACTCACTACGCCTTTCTGAAACAGCAACAAGCTATGCAGAGTGGCACGCGGCAGATCAACTCTAG
- the recJ gene encoding single-stranded-DNA-specific exonuclease RecJ — MRWTLKPKPEAQKVAKLAQELGVEAPIATLLIQRDIDTFEKAKNFFRPSLDALHDPFLMKDMDKAVARIEQAIAQGENILVFGDYDVDGTTSVALMSSYLDTIHPQVATYIPDRYAEGYGVSYMGIDFAADNDMTLIIALDCGVKAIEKVAYAKEKGIDFIICDHHRPGDELPDAVAILDPKREDCSYPYDELCGCGVGFKLISAIALSRKQNFEELLPYLDLVATAIGADIVPITGENRILAYHGLNVINQAPRAGFEAIIKQVKKETLTITDVVFIIGPRINAAGRMVHGNHAVILLRETDLATATKFASEIEQYNSDRKEADKSITQQALDQIIENQEEGNKTTVVFQEDWHKGVIGIVASRLIETYYRPTLVFTRSGDKYAASARSVKGFDVYNALHECAEHIEQFGGHKYAAGLTLLPEQYEAFKAKFEEVVAASCDERLLVPEISIDSEINLVDITPKFHRIIKQFAPFGPRNMSPTFMTKNLTDTGYGKKVGADQTHLKAAVVQNSRGSQIGCIGFNLGDKYDLITNKKAFMAAYAIDENEWNGNVSLQLRLKDIKA; from the coding sequence ATGCGCTGGACTTTAAAACCAAAACCAGAAGCACAAAAAGTAGCAAAACTAGCACAAGAGCTGGGAGTAGAAGCTCCTATTGCAACACTCCTTATACAGCGAGATATTGACACGTTTGAGAAAGCAAAAAACTTTTTTAGACCCTCGCTAGATGCTTTGCACGATCCATTCTTGATGAAAGATATGGATAAAGCTGTAGCACGTATCGAGCAGGCAATAGCTCAAGGCGAAAATATTCTCGTTTTTGGTGATTATGACGTAGATGGTACCACGAGTGTTGCCTTGATGAGTTCTTATCTCGATACCATTCACCCGCAGGTGGCAACATATATTCCAGATCGCTATGCAGAGGGTTATGGTGTTTCTTATATGGGTATAGACTTTGCGGCAGATAATGATATGACACTCATTATCGCACTAGATTGTGGTGTGAAAGCGATTGAGAAAGTAGCTTATGCAAAAGAAAAAGGAATCGACTTTATTATTTGTGATCACCACAGACCCGGTGATGAGCTGCCAGATGCGGTTGCTATTTTAGACCCAAAAAGAGAAGATTGCTCATATCCTTATGATGAGTTATGCGGGTGTGGTGTAGGTTTTAAATTAATAAGTGCAATTGCGCTTTCGCGAAAGCAAAACTTTGAAGAGCTTCTTCCTTACCTAGATCTTGTTGCCACCGCAATAGGCGCAGATATTGTACCTATCACAGGAGAAAACAGAATACTTGCCTATCACGGACTTAATGTGATAAATCAAGCACCTCGAGCAGGTTTTGAAGCCATTATAAAGCAAGTCAAAAAGGAAACCCTTACCATCACAGATGTTGTTTTTATCATAGGCCCACGTATAAATGCTGCGGGAAGAATGGTACACGGTAACCACGCGGTGATCTTATTACGAGAGACAGATCTAGCGACAGCAACCAAGTTTGCATCAGAGATAGAGCAATATAACTCCGACCGAAAGGAAGCAGATAAGAGTATTACTCAGCAAGCTCTAGATCAAATTATAGAGAATCAAGAGGAGGGAAATAAAACCACAGTTGTTTTTCAAGAAGACTGGCATAAAGGGGTGATAGGGATTGTGGCTTCTAGACTTATTGAGACATATTACAGACCTACGCTTGTTTTTACAAGAAGTGGTGATAAGTATGCAGCCTCTGCTAGATCTGTAAAAGGTTTTGATGTATATAATGCCCTACACGAGTGTGCGGAGCATATAGAGCAGTTTGGTGGACATAAGTATGCTGCAGGACTTACTTTGTTACCAGAGCAATATGAGGCTTTTAAAGCAAAGTTTGAGGAGGTGGTTGCCGCTAGTTGCGATGAGCGCTTGCTAGTGCCAGAAATTTCTATAGACAGTGAGATAAACCTCGTAGATATTACGCCTAAGTTTCACCGTATTATAAAGCAGTTTGCGCCGTTTGGGCCACGTAATATGTCACCTACATTTATGACTAAAAACTTGACAGATACTGGTTATGGTAAAAAAGTAGGAGCAGATCAAACACATCTTAAAGCGGCTGTTGTTCAAAACAGCAGAGGTTCACAGATAGGTTGTATAGGTTTTAATCTAGGCGATAAGTATGATTTAATTACAAATAAAAAGGCATTTATGGCAGCCTACGCTATAGATGAAAATGAGTGGAATGGTAATGTGAGTTTGCAGTTGCGATTAAAAGATATTAAAGCTTGA
- the trpS gene encoding tryptophan--tRNA ligase yields the protein MSRILTGVQSTGTPHLGNLLGAIIPAIEMANNPANESFLFIADMHSLTQIKDGAQLRHNTYSTAATWLAFGLDINKTVFYRQSDVPQTAELTWYLSCFFPYQRLTLAHSFKDKADRLEDVNAGLFTYPMLMAADILLYDAEVVPVGKDQAQHIEMTRDVASRFHAATRTEVFVLPEASHNEETMYIPGTDGAKMSKSKGNIIDIFLPDKKLRKQIMGIKTDSTPMEEPMETEGCNVFNLYKLLATPEQVERLRENYKRTDFGYGHAKQAVYEVIIEKYAAQREKYAYYMNNLNEIDAALKVGAEKATKVANGVIERVRKVVGY from the coding sequence ATGTCAAGAATACTTACCGGAGTGCAAAGTACAGGCACACCACACTTAGGAAATTTACTAGGAGCTATTATACCAGCGATTGAGATGGCAAATAATCCTGCAAATGAGTCTTTTCTCTTTATTGCAGATATGCACTCGCTCACGCAAATAAAAGATGGAGCACAGCTACGTCACAACACCTACAGTACAGCAGCTACGTGGCTGGCCTTTGGTCTTGACATTAATAAAACGGTTTTTTACAGACAGAGTGACGTACCACAAACGGCAGAGCTTACTTGGTATTTGAGCTGTTTCTTCCCGTACCAGCGACTTACACTTGCTCACAGTTTTAAGGATAAAGCAGACCGTCTAGAAGATGTAAACGCAGGTTTATTTACCTACCCTATGCTTATGGCGGCAGATATCTTGCTGTATGATGCAGAGGTTGTACCCGTGGGTAAAGATCAAGCGCAGCATATTGAGATGACGCGCGACGTGGCAAGCCGTTTTCACGCAGCTACAAGAACAGAAGTTTTTGTGCTGCCAGAAGCAAGTCATAATGAGGAGACAATGTATATACCAGGCACAGACGGCGCAAAGATGTCTAAGTCTAAAGGAAATATTATAGATATCTTTTTACCAGACAAGAAGCTACGTAAGCAAATTATGGGGATAAAAACAGACAGCACTCCTATGGAGGAACCTATGGAAACAGAGGGCTGTAATGTATTTAACCTTTATAAATTACTAGCAACTCCAGAACAAGTAGAACGCTTACGCGAAAATTATAAACGCACAGATTTTGGCTACGGTCACGCAAAGCAAGCTGTATATGAAGTAATCATAGAGAAGTATGCTGCACAACGCGAGAAGTATGCGTACTATATGAATAACCTCAACGAGATAGATGCTGCATTAAAAGTAGGAGCAGAAAAAGCGACCAAGGTTGCAAATGGAGTGATAGAAAGAGTTAGAAAAGTTGTGGGGTATTAA